In Candidatus Kaistella beijingensis, a genomic segment contains:
- the fahA gene encoding fumarylacetoacetase, translating to MRSFVNYPENSDFSIHNIPFGVAVFNKEYIACCTRIGDLVIDLATLYDYGFFDEIEGLNDNVFEAYTLNEFIELGKPVTNAVRLKIQELLDENSKLANDEKTIEECFYELDQVKMMMPVHVPNYTDFYSSIEHATNVGKMFRDPANALLPNWKHLPVGYHGRASSIVVSGTEIIRPKGQTKPADLDSPIFGPSKQLDFELEMAFIVNKNTEMGESISTAEAEEVIFGMVLFNDWSARDIQSWEYVPLGPFLGKNFGSSISPWVVTLEALNPFRTESPKQEPEVLDYLKFSGDKNFDINLEVYIQPENGTESLISQSNYKFMYWNMTQQLAHHTINGCNVEVGDMYASGTISGENPNSFGSMLELTWRGQNPLKLNDGQERKFIEDHDTIIMRGFAEKDGIRVGFGEVSGKILPPN from the coding sequence ATGCGATCATTTGTAAATTATCCTGAAAATTCAGATTTTTCCATCCATAATATTCCGTTTGGTGTAGCGGTTTTCAATAAAGAATACATCGCCTGTTGCACCAGAATCGGAGATTTAGTCATCGATTTGGCGACACTTTACGACTACGGTTTTTTTGATGAAATCGAAGGTTTAAACGATAACGTGTTCGAAGCCTATACTTTAAACGAATTCATCGAGCTTGGAAAACCCGTAACCAATGCAGTCCGTTTAAAAATTCAGGAACTTTTGGATGAAAATTCAAAGTTGGCAAATGACGAAAAAACCATCGAAGAATGTTTTTACGAACTCGACCAAGTGAAAATGATGATGCCGGTTCACGTTCCCAATTATACCGATTTTTACAGCAGCATCGAACATGCAACCAATGTTGGAAAAATGTTCCGTGATCCTGCAAATGCGCTGCTTCCGAACTGGAAACATCTTCCGGTGGGTTATCACGGTCGCGCTTCCTCGATTGTGGTTTCTGGAACGGAAATCATTCGTCCGAAAGGTCAGACAAAACCTGCAGATTTGGATTCACCAATTTTCGGTCCTTCTAAACAACTCGATTTTGAATTGGAAATGGCATTTATCGTGAATAAAAACACTGAAATGGGCGAAAGTATTTCCACTGCTGAAGCGGAGGAGGTGATTTTCGGAATGGTGCTTTTCAACGATTGGTCGGCAAGAGATATTCAAAGTTGGGAATATGTTCCGCTCGGCCCATTTTTGGGGAAAAATTTTGGAAGCTCAATTTCTCCGTGGGTTGTAACTTTGGAAGCTTTAAATCCGTTCAGAACCGAATCTCCAAAGCAAGAACCTGAAGTTTTGGATTATCTAAAATTCAGCGGCGACAAAAATTTCGACATTAATCTAGAAGTTTATATACAGCCAGAAAACGGAACTGAAAGTTTAATTTCCCAAAGCAACTACAAATTTATGTACTGGAATATGACGCAGCAATTGGCGCATCACACAATAAACGGATGTAATGTGGAAGTTGGCGATATGTACGCTTCAGGAACGATTTCGGGTGAAAATCCTAACTCATTCGGCTCGATGTTGGAATTAACTTGGCGCGGACAGAATCCTTTAAAATTAAATGACGGACAAGAAAGAAAATTTATTGAAGACCACGACACGATTATCATGAGAGGTTTTGCAGAGAAGGATGGAATTAGGGTTGGTTTTGGTGAAGTTTCTGGGAAAATTTTGCCTCCAAACTAA
- the hppD gene encoding 4-hydroxyphenylpyruvate dioxygenase has product MSTLTFAEKIAEAENFLPINGTDYIEFYVGNAKQAAHYYKTAFGFQSVAYAGPETGVRDRASYVVQQGKIRLVLTSGLNSDSPICEHQKKHGDGVKILALWVDDAYSAFEETVKRGGKPYMEPKTITDEFGEVRMSGIYTYGETVHMFVERKNYEGPFMPGYEKWESDYNPSDVGLLYVDHCVGNVGWDRMLPVVKWYEEVMGFVNILSFDDKQINTEYSALMSKVMSNGNGYAKFPINEPAEGKKKSQVEEYLDFYEGEGVQHIAVATKDIIKTVTELKARGVEFLSAPPEAYYEMVPERVGHIDEDLKKLEELGILIDHDEEGYLLQIFTKPVEDRPTLFYEIIERHGAQSFGAGNFKALFEALEREQAKRGNL; this is encoded by the coding sequence ATGTCAACACTTACATTTGCAGAAAAAATTGCAGAGGCAGAGAATTTTTTGCCCATTAACGGAACAGATTACATTGAATTTTATGTAGGTAATGCGAAACAGGCGGCGCATTATTACAAAACCGCATTTGGTTTTCAGTCAGTTGCTTATGCAGGTCCGGAAACGGGAGTACGCGACAGAGCTTCTTATGTTGTTCAACAAGGGAAAATCCGTTTGGTTTTAACGTCTGGTTTAAATTCTGATTCACCGATTTGTGAGCACCAAAAAAAACATGGCGATGGTGTAAAAATTTTAGCACTTTGGGTAGATGACGCTTATTCCGCATTCGAGGAAACGGTAAAACGTGGCGGAAAACCCTATATGGAACCGAAAACCATTACAGACGAGTTCGGTGAAGTTCGCATGTCGGGAATTTACACTTATGGCGAAACAGTGCACATGTTCGTGGAAAGAAAAAATTACGAAGGTCCGTTTATGCCTGGTTACGAAAAATGGGAAAGTGATTACAATCCATCTGATGTTGGACTTTTGTACGTTGACCACTGCGTAGGAAATGTGGGTTGGGACAGAATGTTGCCCGTTGTAAAATGGTACGAAGAAGTGATGGGATTTGTAAATATTTTAAGTTTTGACGACAAGCAAATCAATACGGAATATTCCGCCTTAATGTCGAAGGTAATGAGCAACGGAAACGGTTACGCAAAATTCCCAATTAACGAACCAGCCGAAGGAAAGAAAAAATCGCAGGTTGAAGAATATTTGGATTTTTATGAAGGGGAAGGCGTTCAACACATCGCAGTCGCCACAAAAGACATCATTAAAACCGTTACAGAATTAAAAGCTAGAGGTGTTGAATTTTTATCAGCTCCACCTGAAGCGTACTACGAAATGGTTCCCGAAAGAGTGGGCCATATCGACGAAGATTTGAAAAAACTGGAAGAACTTGGAATTCTAATCGACCACGATGAAGAGGGTTATCTTTTGCAAATTTTCACCAAACCCGTTGAAGACCGCCCTACTCTTTTCTACGAAATCATTGAAAGACACGGTGCACAAAGTTTCGGCGCAGGAAATTTCAAGGCATTGTTTGAAGCTTTGGAAAGAGAGCAAGCGAAAAGAGGAAATCTTTAA
- a CDS encoding Crp/Fnr family transcriptional regulator, with amino-acid sequence MSEFLPFINFVKTFSELNDEDETLIQKYFQKETFKKNEIILNAGEICQKIYFVNKGILRTFHTNQNGSEFTRLFAKENEFCTILISFSEKVGSPANIQSLENSEVFSIKKSYFQEFISKSEKAKNIYTKILEDFQNFQIKRIEFLTSLTPQEKVATFLKENPELEKRLTDKMISTYLQITPETYSRTKNKLFL; translated from the coding sequence ATGAAGATGAAACTCTGATTCAAAAATACTTTCAAAAAGAAACTTTCAAAAAGAATGAAATTATCCTCAACGCAGGTGAAATCTGCCAAAAGATTTACTTTGTAAACAAAGGAATTCTGCGAACATTTCACACCAATCAAAACGGTTCAGAGTTTACAAGATTGTTCGCGAAGGAAAATGAATTCTGCACCATTCTCATCAGTTTTTCAGAAAAAGTGGGAAGTCCTGCCAATATTCAGTCTTTAGAAAACTCGGAGGTTTTTAGTATTAAAAAGTCGTATTTCCAGGAATTTATTTCAAAATCTGAAAAAGCAAAAAACATTTACACGAAAATCTTAGAGGATTTCCAGAACTTTCAAATCAAAAGAATTGAATTTTTAACCTCCTTAACGCCTCAGGAAAAAGTAGCTACGTTTCTAAAAGAAAACCCTGAACTGGAAAAAAGACTTACCGACAAAATGATCTCGACCTATCTGCAAATAACACCAGAAACATACTCCCGAACAAAAAATAAACTGTTTCTTTGA